Proteins from a genomic interval of Chitinophagales bacterium:
- a CDS encoding SAM-dependent chlorinase/fluorinase produces MKLPIALLTDFGNKDWYVPVMKSVIYSINPNVPIIDISHEVFSHGVDDAAFVLWNAHRYFPQKTVFCVVIDPGVGTLRKIIAVETEKHILVAPDNGVLDIVLSESKIIQMTEVKNVKFFLDEVSATFHGRDVFAPVAAHISKGEELRSFGDNISIPEYQSPFYRINAAENGHYLGKIIYIDKFGNLISNFMIKGKANGRVILNDIIIPQISNTFSDVEIGQVLAYVGSSGFLEIAIRNGSAKQILGLSYLDGIELTIT; encoded by the coding sequence ATGAAGCTTCCTATTGCACTGCTTACAGATTTCGGAAATAAGGACTGGTACGTACCTGTGATGAAGTCAGTGATATACTCAATCAATCCCAATGTGCCAATTATTGACATCTCTCATGAAGTATTTTCACATGGTGTAGATGATGCAGCATTTGTATTGTGGAATGCACATCGTTATTTTCCTCAGAAAACAGTGTTTTGTGTTGTTATTGATCCGGGAGTGGGTACCCTGCGAAAAATTATTGCAGTGGAAACCGAAAAACATATTTTAGTAGCACCCGACAATGGTGTGCTGGATATTGTCCTTTCTGAATCGAAAATTATTCAAATGACTGAAGTGAAAAATGTCAAGTTCTTTCTGGATGAAGTAAGTGCTACATTTCACGGCAGAGATGTCTTTGCGCCTGTAGCTGCACATATTTCAAAAGGAGAGGAGCTGCGCTCTTTTGGGGATAATATAAGTATCCCGGAATATCAGTCACCCTTTTACAGAATTAATGCTGCTGAGAATGGGCATTACCTGGGAAAAATTATATACATTGATAAATTCGGCAACCTGATCAGTAATTTTATGATCAAGGGAAAAGCAAATGGCCGGGTCATATTAAATGACATCATTATCCCTCAGATTTCAAACACTTTTAGCGATGTAGAAATAGGGCAAGTGCTGGCTTATGTTGGAAGCAGTGGATTTTTGGAAATTGCAATAAGAAACGGAAGCGCTAAACAGATTCTGGGATTAAGTTATTTAGATGGTATAGAATTGACAATTACCTGA
- a CDS encoding gliding motility-associated C-terminal domain-containing protein, which translates to MKIIVRNIIILILLLLPATLCAQVDPIYQWSNGDTTAIINVSPAQTTVYYVTVTYGSRVIYDSITVEVDSNTYSTDTVTACGSYTWRDSITYTSNNNTATDTILNSAGCDSIITLDLTILSPTYATINESACDTFVSPSGNYTWTSSGTYNDTLVNSEGCDSVITINLDIIGGNLNTESITACDSYTWPVNGQTYLNSGSYNDTLTSSQGCDSVLVLDLTINNSTSSSQTVSECNAYTWQVNGQTYTASGIYRDTLLNSVNCDSVLTLDLTILNSSTSTINEMACDSFISPSGNYTWTSSGSYNDTLVNSQGCDSLITVNLTVNYSSSNSENITACDEYTWPVNGQTYTTGGSYSDTLQSTAGCDSILVLNLTINNSTSSTNTVNTCDDYTWAVNGNTYTQSGIYYDTIPNAIACDSFLTLDLTIDNSIVNTTDTTVCDEYTWPVDGQSYDSSGTYRDTLLSSTGCDSILVLNLTIIPNTIYNSSQTVCDAFTWSLNGQTYTNSGTYYDTTAMAVCDSIVELDLTILNSTSSNINETACDSFVSPSGNYTWTSSGTYNDTLLNAVGCDSLISVNLTINNSSNSTDNISTCNSYTWPVNGQTYTTSGTYADTLQSVAGCDSILTLILNIGSSYSGFDTVVSCNSYTWPVNGITYTNGGTYYDTIGSGIGCDSTFQLDLTLNFNSSSSENITACDEYTWPVNGQNYTTSGVYSDTLTNTAACDSVLTLDLTINSSNSISETVTACDSYTWPVDGNTYNTSGVYSDTLANSLGCDSIVTLDLTLNLSSTSTINESACDSYTSPSGNYTWTNSGNYTDTLANAAGCDSIITIDLTIHNSTATTENISACDDYTWPVNGQSYTTSGIYSDTLISATGCDSVLTLDLTINSSNSISETVTACDSYTWPVDGNTYNASGIYSDTLSNSIGCDSILILDLNINSSNSGSENITACNTYTWTLSGDTYTQSGVYTDTSTNAAGCDSIATLNLTINNNSTGSASFTACDSFTAPSGNFVWTNSGTYTDTINASTGCDSIITINLTINFSNSFSENITECYSYTWPVNGQEYTTSGTYTTTLSNAAGCDSLLILNLNIQEDILTSTDETICEGDSIFLNGNWQSAPGNYTDTFSTTSSCDSIVSTTLSLQPNYTDSTEVTLEPGELFNGDIFVSDTTLLFQYYSADGCDSIVLTKIEVLKESVVFVPNAFTPNGDGINDLFKVYGTRIESMRLQIFNRWGEMIFETNEIDKGWDGTYKGEKLPAGLYVYILRGVAANEFVKEVGKVSLLR; encoded by the coding sequence ATGAAAATAATTGTTCGAAATATTATAATTCTAATACTCTTATTGCTTCCGGCAACATTGTGTGCTCAGGTAGACCCGATATATCAATGGTCAAATGGAGATACCACAGCGATAATAAATGTTTCTCCTGCTCAAACTACTGTTTATTATGTTACAGTTACTTATGGTTCAAGGGTGATTTACGACAGTATCACAGTTGAGGTGGACAGCAATACTTATTCAACTGATACTGTTACAGCCTGTGGAAGCTATACCTGGCGTGACAGTATTACATATACGAGCAATAACAATACCGCAACCGATACCATTTTGAACAGTGCCGGTTGTGACAGCATCATTACATTGGATTTAACCATCCTGAGCCCTACTTATGCAACAATCAATGAAAGTGCCTGCGATACCTTTGTTTCGCCAAGTGGCAATTATACCTGGACCAGCTCTGGTACCTACAATGATACACTGGTCAATTCCGAAGGATGTGATTCGGTTATTACCATCAATCTGGATATTATTGGTGGAAACTTAAATACCGAAAGTATTACAGCATGCGATAGCTACACCTGGCCGGTAAATGGGCAAACATACCTCAACAGCGGCAGTTACAACGATACTTTAACCAGTTCACAAGGCTGTGATTCCGTTCTTGTTCTTGACCTTACAATCAACAACAGTACTTCGAGTTCTCAGACTGTGAGTGAGTGCAATGCTTATACCTGGCAGGTCAATGGGCAAACTTATACAGCAAGTGGCATTTACAGGGATACGCTCCTTAACTCAGTCAATTGCGACAGTGTGCTTACACTTGACCTTACTATTCTAAACAGCAGCACTTCTACAATCAATGAAATGGCCTGTGATTCCTTTATTTCTCCCAGTGGCAATTATACCTGGACCTCAAGTGGATCATACAATGATACTTTGGTCAATTCCCAGGGTTGCGATTCGCTTATCACAGTTAACCTCACAGTAAATTACAGTAGCAGCAATTCAGAAAATATTACAGCCTGTGATGAGTACACCTGGCCGGTAAACGGGCAGACTTATACCACAGGCGGCAGCTATTCCGATACACTCCAAAGTACTGCCGGCTGCGATTCTATTTTAGTATTGAATCTTACAATCAACAACAGTACTTCGAGTACGAATACGGTCAATACCTGTGATGATTATACCTGGGCTGTAAATGGAAACACCTATACCCAAAGCGGGATTTACTACGATACCATCCCAAATGCTATAGCCTGTGATAGTTTCCTCACGCTTGACCTTACAATAGACAACAGCATTGTGAATACCACCGATACTACTGTCTGCGATGAATACACCTGGCCGGTTGACGGACAAAGCTATGATAGCAGCGGCACATACCGCGATACTTTACTCAGTTCTACAGGCTGTGATTCTATCCTGGTTTTAAACCTGACCATTATCCCCAATACCATTTACAATTCTTCCCAAACAGTTTGTGACGCATTTACCTGGTCTTTGAACGGGCAAACCTACACCAACAGCGGTACATACTATGACACTACCGCTATGGCTGTTTGCGACAGTATTGTTGAGCTTGATCTGACCATTCTCAACAGTACTTCATCAAACATCAATGAAACGGCCTGTGATTCTTTTGTTTCCCCAAGTGGCAATTATACCTGGACTTCAAGCGGAACATACAATGACACTTTGCTAAATGCTGTTGGTTGTGATTCACTTATAAGTGTAAACCTGACCATCAACAACAGCTCGAATTCTACAGATAATATTTCTACCTGCAATTCTTATACCTGGCCGGTCAACGGACAAACATACACAACAAGCGGTACTTATGCTGATACTTTGCAAAGTGTGGCAGGATGTGATTCAATCCTTACTTTAATACTCAATATCGGTAGTTCCTACTCTGGTTTTGATACGGTTGTATCCTGCAACTCTTATACCTGGCCCGTAAATGGCATTACCTATACCAATGGCGGTACTTATTACGATACTATTGGCTCGGGTATTGGCTGTGACAGTACTTTTCAATTGGATTTAACCCTGAATTTCAACAGTAGCTCGTCTGAAAATATTACTGCTTGTGATGAATACACCTGGCCGGTGAATGGGCAAAACTATACTACAAGTGGTGTTTATTCTGATACTTTAACAAATACAGCAGCTTGTGATTCTGTCTTAACACTCGACCTGACCATAAACAGTAGCAATTCCATTTCTGAAACTGTTACTGCCTGTGACTCTTATACCTGGCCAGTTGATGGAAATACATATAATACCAGCGGAGTTTATTCCGATACACTTGCAAATTCATTAGGCTGCGACAGTATTGTTACACTTGATTTAACACTGAATCTCAGCTCTACCTCTACAATTAATGAAAGTGCATGCGACAGCTACACCTCTCCAAGTGGAAATTATACATGGACGAATAGCGGCAATTATACAGATACACTCGCAAATGCAGCGGGCTGTGATTCTATTATAACAATTGATCTTACAATCCACAACAGCACAGCAACTACAGAAAACATCAGTGCCTGTGACGACTATACCTGGCCGGTAAATGGGCAAAGCTATACCACGAGTGGAATTTATTCTGATACTTTAATAAGTGCTACAGGTTGTGATTCTGTCTTAACACTCGACCTGACTATAAACAGTAGCAATTCCATTTCTGAAACTGTTACTGCCTGTGATTCTTATACCTGGCCGGTTGATGGAAATACATATAATGCCAGCGGGATTTATTCCGATACGCTAAGCAATTCAATAGGTTGTGACAGCATACTGATTTTAGATCTTAATATAAACAGCAGCAATTCGGGTTCTGAAAATATTACTGCCTGCAATACTTATACATGGACTCTTTCAGGTGACACCTATACCCAAAGCGGTGTTTATACTGACACTTCCACCAATGCTGCAGGTTGCGACAGTATTGCAACACTCAATCTTACTATAAACAATAACAGTACAGGCTCTGCCAGCTTTACGGCTTGCGACAGCTTTACTGCTCCAAGCGGAAATTTTGTATGGACAAACAGTGGGACTTATACCGATACAATAAATGCTTCAACAGGCTGTGATTCAATAATCACTATTAATCTCACTATTAATTTCAGCAATTCATTTTCAGAAAATATTACAGAATGCTATTCTTACACTTGGCCAGTTAACGGTCAGGAATACACTACTTCGGGAACATATACTACAACTCTAAGTAATGCAGCAGGCTGCGATAGTTTACTAATACTAAACCTGAACATTCAAGAAGACATACTTACCAGTACTGATGAAACAATATGTGAAGGAGACAGCATATTTCTCAATGGAAACTGGCAGAGTGCTCCCGGAAATTATACAGATACATTCAGTACTACAAGTAGCTGCGACAGTATTGTAAGCACTACTTTATCATTGCAACCCAATTATACGGACAGCACCGAAGTCACATTAGAGCCGGGTGAATTATTCAATGGAGATATATTCGTCAGTGATACCACGCTTTTATTTCAATATTATAGTGCTGATGGATGTGACAGTATAGTGCTCACAAAGATTGAAGTGCTAAAAGAAAGTGTGGTGTTTGTACCCAATGCATTTACACCAAATGGAGATGGGATAAATGATTTGTTCAAAGTTTATGGCACAAGGATTGAGTCTATGAGACTTCAGATTTTTAATCGTTGGGGAGAAATGATTTTTGAAACAAATGAAATAGATAAAGGCTGGGATGGCACTTACAAAGGTGAAAAATTACCCGCAGGTTTGTATGTTTATATTTTAAGAGGTGTTGCTGCCAATGAATTCGTGAAAGAGGTTGGCAAAGTTTCACTTTTGAGATAA
- a CDS encoding YdcF family protein, which produces MWKFLKISTSLLLISIFLVALFAYYNFALLPKKHYKAAIETPKVYDAIIVPGVPLEDKDWSEIMQMRVFWSYHLYQKGIAKNIIYSGSAVYTPFYESKVMALYAKELGIPEANIFEDSLAEHSTENLYYSWKLAQKLGFEKVALTSDPFQSMMLTTFAKREALPVDFLPFIFDMLNKEIKLYTPKIDIEKARKQNFEALPEREDFFERFKGTLGKKLIEEPY; this is translated from the coding sequence ATGTGGAAGTTCCTTAAAATCAGTACAAGTTTATTGTTGATCAGTATTTTTTTAGTGGCTTTGTTTGCCTACTACAATTTTGCGCTGTTGCCCAAAAAACATTATAAAGCAGCAATAGAAACCCCAAAAGTTTACGATGCAATTATTGTCCCCGGTGTACCTTTGGAAGATAAAGACTGGAGCGAAATCATGCAAATGCGGGTATTCTGGTCCTATCATTTGTATCAGAAAGGTATTGCCAAAAACATCATTTATTCAGGTTCAGCAGTTTACACACCATTCTATGAAAGTAAAGTGATGGCACTCTATGCCAAAGAACTCGGTATTCCAGAAGCAAACATTTTCGAAGATAGCCTGGCCGAACACAGTACTGAGAATTTGTATTATTCCTGGAAATTGGCGCAAAAACTGGGCTTTGAAAAAGTGGCATTGACTAGCGATCCATTTCAGTCAATGATGCTTACAACATTCGCAAAAAGAGAAGCACTACCTGTTGATTTTCTTCCGTTTATATTTGATATGCTCAACAAAGAGATTAAGCTTTATACACCGAAAATAGATATTGAAAAAGCTCGTAAACAAAATTTTGAAGCCTTGCCCGAACGAGAAGATTTTTTTGAAAGATTTAAGGGTACTCTTGGTAAAAAACTTATTGAGGAACCATACTGA
- a CDS encoding T9SS type A sorting domain-containing protein, whose translation MNKFYHFSLTAVLFFLINTTYGQNPPDYEQRRDTYIDTALANFDPNAITLQAYRGETIDQSTLNNTYGIMHTKSTIDFNIVKLVRVLFLGNGTHDSDILNALDPIPFWYNYSDTLRGYWSENHMIMWMSSDWLLHESYGKTVDNNLENRLKHYLQLKIDYGFYEFFSSTYMPYCLSGLLNLADFAQDPIIKDLATQAAQRLLTELLMVTNDKGVFYPAAGRNYYGKYENPYNQNHYNLVYLLKGFGPVPSKASHGGGFLASSGIDVSDVISSWRAEMDTIYKIGHSIDSVKIIHQNQSHVDRIMFQWSSGCYFHPDFAQETAQLHADSNTWDHVDFEQLNILSGLDPATIGSLAAQLTSISESSVIAGQSVAIYKNRSVVLTSIQDFWKGKLGYQQFPLAATIENTAVFPVSGALVNSWGDKPSSNANDHLPYVEQKSNVALMMYRGEEKPSLFGNTIGSVSLHWFENDFDEITTNGLWLLGRVNSSYVAVKRHCEDKDMGLYACHQRDGQSWAVIVGNDSMYGSFSNFQAIVDQAAFEENWYFDESTSEWVYYASIEFDNKTISHEWRNPERYTSIKDIEVKDVDFQVYPNPAQNQVNIDLSGMHSQNLRLSVSNMLGQTIYRENNIGTNQSKTLDVTDWSEGVYFISIEDTDQQKRYTKKLIKVD comes from the coding sequence ATGAACAAATTTTACCATTTTTCCCTCACGGCAGTATTATTTTTTTTAATCAATACAACATACGGACAAAATCCTCCTGATTACGAGCAGCGCAGAGATACTTATATAGATACTGCTCTGGCCAATTTTGACCCAAATGCCATTACATTGCAGGCATATCGAGGAGAAACTATTGATCAGTCTACTTTGAATAATACCTATGGTATAATGCACACCAAGAGCACCATTGATTTTAATATTGTGAAATTAGTCAGGGTTTTATTTCTGGGCAACGGAACGCATGATTCTGACATATTAAATGCTCTTGACCCAATTCCATTTTGGTACAATTACAGCGACACTTTGCGCGGCTATTGGTCTGAAAACCATATGATTATGTGGATGTCTTCTGATTGGCTCCTGCACGAATCTTATGGAAAAACAGTGGATAATAATTTGGAAAACCGCCTGAAGCATTATTTGCAATTGAAAATTGATTACGGTTTTTACGAGTTTTTCTCCAGCACCTATATGCCTTATTGCCTAAGCGGATTACTAAACCTCGCTGATTTTGCACAGGATCCCATTATTAAAGATTTGGCCACACAAGCAGCTCAGCGCTTGCTCACGGAATTGCTGATGGTAACCAATGATAAAGGTGTGTTTTATCCGGCTGCTGGGCGTAATTATTACGGCAAATATGAAAATCCATACAATCAAAATCATTACAACCTGGTCTATCTTTTGAAGGGTTTTGGCCCGGTTCCTTCAAAAGCATCGCATGGCGGTGGTTTTCTGGCAAGTTCCGGTATTGATGTGAGTGATGTAATCAGTTCCTGGAGAGCAGAAATGGACACTATTTATAAAATCGGGCACAGTATTGATAGTGTAAAGATCATTCACCAGAACCAGTCTCATGTTGACCGTATTATGTTCCAGTGGAGCTCGGGCTGTTATTTCCACCCAGATTTTGCGCAGGAAACCGCGCAATTACATGCCGATTCAAATACCTGGGATCATGTTGATTTTGAACAATTGAATATATTGTCTGGCCTTGATCCTGCCACTATAGGTTCTTTGGCTGCTCAATTGACCTCTATTTCTGAGAGCTCGGTTATTGCAGGGCAGAGTGTTGCGATTTATAAGAATCGTTCAGTAGTGCTCACTTCTATCCAGGATTTTTGGAAAGGCAAGTTGGGCTACCAGCAATTTCCCTTGGCTGCAACTATAGAAAATACTGCAGTTTTTCCGGTTTCAGGAGCACTTGTCAATAGTTGGGGAGATAAACCTTCATCAAATGCCAATGACCACCTCCCCTATGTTGAGCAAAAAAGCAATGTTGCCCTAATGATGTACAGGGGTGAAGAAAAACCATCACTTTTTGGCAATACCATTGGCAGTGTTTCTCTGCACTGGTTTGAAAATGATTTTGATGAAATTACCACCAATGGCTTATGGTTATTGGGGCGGGTAAACAGCAGCTATGTGGCTGTGAAAAGACATTGTGAAGATAAAGACATGGGATTGTATGCCTGTCACCAGCGCGATGGTCAAAGCTGGGCAGTGATTGTCGGCAATGATTCTATGTACGGTAGTTTTTCAAATTTTCAAGCCATTGTTGATCAGGCAGCGTTTGAGGAAAACTGGTATTTTGATGAAAGCACTTCTGAATGGGTTTATTATGCCAGCATCGAATTTGACAACAAGACCATATCGCACGAATGGCGCAACCCCGAACGCTATACTTCCATTAAGGATATAGAAGTGAAGGATGTAGATTTTCAGGTGTATCCCAACCCGGCTCAAAACCAGGTTAATATTGACCTATCAGGAATGCACAGTCAAAATTTGCGATTGAGTGTAAGCAATATGCTGGGACAAACTATTTACAGGGAAAATAATATTGGCACAAATCAAAGCAAAACGCTTGATGTTACTGATTGGTCCGAAGGCGTTTATTTTATAAGTATTGAAGATACAGATCAGCAAAAGCGATATACCAAAAAGCTGATTAAAGTAGATTAA
- a CDS encoding thioredoxin-like domain-containing protein produces the protein MIKKTIPLLLLFGFVYFVSCDAQTNKPNVKINEAPPEPLDHYKIDVKITDLPNQELYLAYHFGNKQYMKDTVVLDENGTGTFQGDEALDGGIYLIVFPSKKYFEFVVNNENFSIEADTSNPMESLKIEGSLENELYLKDMAFIRKMQQKKKTLQNQQSKEGIKEKEKKEIKAELERLDEEVKAFREELITQNEGFFYPKFLKALEDPEIPEEVKNNTADSNASFYYYRNHYFENMDFSDDRLLRTPSMHNKVVYYIDKLTPQSPDSLNKAVDLVLQRAKKNDDVFQYFTVFLLNKFAKSKVMGFDNVYVHLVENYYASGDAWWVDSTDLYRITSRAKELKPTLVGQKAPTLVLKNENDKIVAINNLPNKYTLLYFYDPDCGHCKKETPKMVKAVNEAKEKNIDIQPVAVSIDSDEEKWHKFMKEYGVDTWINLADLNYRNNFREIYDLQSTPRAFLLDSDKKIIAKRFDSNQLINILNQHEKIEQKKAGK, from the coding sequence ATGATAAAAAAAACCATACCTCTTTTGCTTTTATTCGGCTTTGTTTACTTTGTAAGTTGTGATGCTCAAACAAACAAGCCCAATGTAAAGATCAATGAAGCACCGCCTGAGCCTTTAGATCACTATAAAATTGATGTAAAAATTACTGATCTGCCCAATCAGGAGCTGTATCTGGCTTATCACTTTGGCAATAAGCAATATATGAAGGATACCGTAGTGCTCGATGAAAATGGCACGGGCACTTTTCAAGGCGATGAAGCGTTGGACGGTGGTATCTATTTGATTGTTTTTCCCAGCAAAAAGTATTTTGAATTTGTTGTAAATAATGAGAATTTCTCTATTGAAGCCGATACAAGCAATCCAATGGAGTCTTTGAAAATTGAAGGCTCGCTGGAAAACGAGCTTTACTTGAAAGACATGGCTTTTATTCGCAAAATGCAGCAGAAAAAGAAAACCCTTCAAAATCAACAGAGCAAAGAGGGCATTAAGGAAAAAGAAAAAAAAGAGATCAAAGCTGAACTGGAAAGGCTGGACGAAGAAGTGAAAGCTTTTCGCGAAGAATTGATCACACAAAATGAAGGTTTCTTTTATCCCAAATTCTTAAAGGCACTGGAAGATCCTGAGATTCCGGAAGAGGTGAAAAACAATACTGCCGACTCCAATGCTTCTTTTTACTATTACAGAAACCACTATTTCGAGAATATGGATTTTTCTGATGACCGCTTACTGCGCACACCTTCTATGCATAATAAAGTGGTCTATTATATTGACAAACTCACCCCGCAATCACCTGACTCATTGAACAAAGCAGTGGATTTAGTTTTGCAAAGGGCTAAGAAAAATGATGATGTATTTCAGTATTTCACTGTTTTTTTACTTAATAAATTTGCCAAATCCAAAGTTATGGGCTTTGACAATGTATATGTTCACCTTGTTGAAAATTACTACGCCAGTGGCGATGCATGGTGGGTAGATTCTACTGATTTGTACAGAATTACAAGCAGAGCCAAAGAATTGAAACCAACCCTTGTAGGGCAAAAAGCTCCTACCCTTGTACTGAAAAATGAAAATGATAAGATTGTAGCCATCAATAATCTTCCCAATAAATATACCCTGCTTTATTTTTACGATCCCGATTGTGGCCATTGCAAAAAGGAAACACCAAAAATGGTGAAAGCAGTAAATGAAGCCAAAGAAAAGAACATTGATATACAGCCTGTTGCAGTATCCATTGATTCTGATGAAGAAAAATGGCATAAGTTTATGAAAGAATATGGAGTAGATACCTGGATCAATTTGGCAGATTTGAACTACCGCAACAATTTCAGGGAGATTTATGACTTGCAAAGTACGCCCAGAGCATTTTTATTAGACAGTGATAAAAAGATTATCGCTAAACGATTTGACAGCAATCAATTGATCAACATTCTAAATCAACACGAAAAAATAGAACAGAAAAAGGCAGGAAAATAA
- a CDS encoding fibrobacter succinogenes major paralogous domain-containing protein has product MKNIIFIFYIISLLYSNTLFAQIVQNDTSICAGDSVMIQFIVPCYDSIYNENLTYGVVADVEGNEYKTIQIGTQEWMAQNLKTGTYNNGDPIIRVADNTQWSNLDQNQTGAWAYFDNDSATYDCPYGKLYNFYALEDPRGICPSGWHIPTDAEWNTLRDFLDPAAIGNNNIAGGMMKSVGTMYWAAPNTGATNSSGWSGLPGGYRFSNPGVFASFGSGGFWWSASSRGRSLAFDDAVLLDYNPNDKRFGLSCRCIKD; this is encoded by the coding sequence ATGAAGAACATAATTTTTATATTTTATATTATATCCTTACTCTACTCTAATACTTTATTTGCCCAAATAGTACAAAACGACACCAGTATTTGTGCAGGTGATTCTGTAATGATTCAGTTTATTGTACCCTGTTATGACAGTATTTACAATGAAAATTTAACCTATGGCGTAGTAGCCGATGTAGAAGGCAATGAGTATAAAACCATACAAATAGGTACTCAGGAATGGATGGCTCAAAACCTCAAAACAGGGACTTACAATAATGGGGATCCAATTATTAGAGTTGCTGACAATACCCAATGGAGTAATCTTGATCAAAATCAAACAGGTGCCTGGGCTTATTTTGACAACGACAGCGCTACTTATGATTGTCCCTATGGAAAGCTCTATAATTTTTATGCATTAGAAGACCCAAGAGGAATTTGCCCTAGTGGTTGGCATATTCCAACGGATGCTGAGTGGAATACATTAAGAGATTTTTTAGATCCTGCTGCGATTGGAAATAACAATATTGCCGGAGGCATGATGAAAAGTGTGGGAACCATGTATTGGGCAGCACCCAATACCGGGGCGACCAACAGCAGCGGCTGGTCGGGTTTGCCCGGAGGGTATCGATTTTCCAATCCGGGTGTTTTTGCCTCATTTGGCAGTGGTGGGTTTTGGTGGAGTGCATCATCGCGGGGAAGAAGTTTAGCCTTTGACGATGCCGTATTATTGGACTACAATCCAAATGACAAAAGATTTGGGCTGTCTTGCAGATGCATAAAAGATTAA
- the msrB gene encoding peptide-methionine (R)-S-oxide reductase MsrB — protein MEFKVNKNEEAWRKELGEEEYRVLREKGTERPFSGKYDVHFEKGVYHCKACGEPLFTSESKFDAGCGWPSFDQAFGKDKIVYQPDNSLPGRPRTEILCGNCGGHLGHVFDDGPTETGKRYCVNSVSIDFKEKNK, from the coding sequence ATGGAATTCAAAGTCAATAAAAACGAAGAAGCCTGGCGAAAAGAACTCGGTGAAGAAGAATACCGGGTATTGCGCGAAAAAGGAACCGAAAGGCCCTTTAGCGGAAAATACGATGTGCATTTTGAAAAAGGTGTTTATCACTGCAAAGCCTGTGGGGAACCACTCTTTACTTCCGAATCTAAATTTGATGCCGGCTGCGGCTGGCCGAGTTTTGACCAGGCTTTTGGTAAGGATAAAATTGTTTATCAACCAGACAACAGTCTCCCTGGGAGGCCACGTACAGAAATTCTTTGTGGAAATTGTGGTGGGCACCTGGGACATGTATTTGATGATGGTCCCACTGAAACAGGAAAAAGATATTGCGTAAATTCGGTCTCAATAGATTTTAAAGAAAAAAATAAATAA